One Ahaetulla prasina isolate Xishuangbanna chromosome 1, ASM2864084v1, whole genome shotgun sequence DNA window includes the following coding sequences:
- the IMP3 gene encoding U3 small nucleolar ribonucleoprotein protein IMP3 encodes MVRKLKFHEEKLLKKLDLVNWEAASGNLAELRVLRRFRIQRREDYTRYNQLSRAVRELARRIRDLGDVPESAGFRTKSTAALLNKLYAMGVVPSKSSLEQCDRVSASSFCRRRLPCLLIKLRMAQNLKSAVTFVEQGHIRVGPEVVTDPAFLVTRAMEDFITWTDSSRIRQHVLNYNQERDDFDFIC; translated from the coding sequence ATGGTGCGCAAACTGAAATTTCATGAGGAGAAGCTTCTCAAGAAGCTAGACCTGGTGAACTGGGAAGCTGCATCAGGCAATCTAGCTGAGCTACGTGTGCTTCGCCGTTTTCGTATACAGCGGAGGGAAGATTACACTCGCTACAATCAGCTTAGTCGGGCAGTTCGGGAACTAGCACGCCGAATCAGAGACCTGGGTGATGTACCAGAATCAGCAGGTTTCCGCACTAAGAGCACTGCTGCTCTTCTGAATAAACTTTATGCCATGGGTGTGGTACCCTCTAAGAGCTCTCTTGAGCAGTGTGATCGAGTCTCAGCCTCTTCCTTCTGCCGTCGCCGTTTGCCTTGTCTGCTCATAAAGCTCCGTATGGCGCAAAACTTGAAATCTGCTGTGACCTTTGTGGAGCAGGGACATATTCGGGTAGGGCCAGAAGTTGTAACAGACCCTGCATTCTTGGTGACCAGGGCCATGGAGGACTTTATTACCTGGACTGATTCCTCTCGCATCCGACAACATGTACTCAACTACAATCAGGAACGGGATGATTTTGACTTCATTTGTTAA